A DNA window from Sporosarcina sp. ANT_H38 contains the following coding sequences:
- a CDS encoding DEAD/DEAH box helicase, with translation MTTTLDTSVRDFLAGRIWLRLHTPFSTETIDAHIASQHIKTIQGIKSTTKIANHPQHFCNRCENNDQSRFTTFDCAKCEAFCTYCRHCLKMGRVSTCTELIIWNAETPIYPTDHINAWQGTLTPRQQQASDELSISNTKRIPHLIHAVCGSGKTEILFKPIHKLLTEGKRVCIAAPRVDVILELEPRLRAAFPRTAIEALYGGSESKTESPQLILATTHQLYRFRHAFDAIFVDEADAFPYTAEETLRRAVRKAAKPQAPVHFVTATPSDKLLTDIRKHGQVSTINRRYHGHPLPVPRYDSLWNYAKYIHKGKLPKKLANWTAERLKRQEPFLIFFHHIGLMEQAEPLFKMLDERIHAVHASHPDRKEHVQALRGKEVPGLLTTTILERGITIPNVQVAVIGSEQLIFNKGALIQIGGRVGRSAQHPSGDFVLFHHGITYAMDEAKNEIIQLNKGGIRT, from the coding sequence TTGACAACTACACTCGATACGTCAGTCAGGGACTTTCTGGCCGGCCGTATTTGGCTTCGCCTACACACCCCTTTTTCAACCGAAACAATCGACGCACATATCGCTTCGCAGCATATCAAAACCATTCAAGGCATCAAATCCACCACCAAAATTGCCAATCACCCTCAGCACTTCTGCAACCGATGTGAAAACAACGACCAATCCCGTTTCACAACATTCGACTGCGCAAAATGCGAAGCCTTTTGCACCTATTGCAGACACTGCCTAAAAATGGGGCGTGTTTCAACTTGCACTGAACTCATTATCTGGAACGCAGAAACACCAATCTATCCAACAGATCACATAAATGCTTGGCAAGGTACACTCACACCGCGTCAACAGCAAGCTTCAGACGAACTATCAATAAGTAACACAAAACGAATTCCACACCTCATTCATGCTGTTTGTGGTTCGGGAAAAACAGAAATTCTTTTTAAACCAATCCACAAACTGCTGACAGAAGGCAAGCGGGTTTGCATAGCGGCACCGCGCGTAGACGTCATTCTCGAACTTGAACCGCGTCTGCGTGCAGCATTTCCGCGGACTGCAATTGAAGCATTATACGGCGGCTCGGAGTCGAAAACAGAATCCCCCCAACTCATTCTTGCAACCACACATCAGTTATATCGATTCCGACACGCCTTCGATGCCATTTTTGTCGATGAAGCCGATGCCTTCCCATATACAGCCGAGGAAACTTTAAGACGAGCCGTTAGAAAAGCTGCGAAACCGCAAGCACCTGTCCATTTCGTCACTGCCACACCATCGGACAAACTCCTAACGGACATCCGAAAACACGGACAAGTTTCAACCATCAATCGCCGCTATCATGGACATCCATTACCCGTTCCGCGGTATGACTCCCTATGGAATTACGCAAAATACATTCACAAAGGCAAACTGCCCAAAAAGCTCGCCAACTGGACAGCTGAGCGGCTCAAGCGACAAGAACCGTTCCTCATCTTCTTCCATCACATCGGACTCATGGAACAGGCGGAACCATTATTCAAAATGCTAGATGAGCGCATTCACGCAGTCCATGCTTCGCATCCAGACCGGAAAGAACACGTCCAAGCACTGCGGGGCAAAGAAGTACCGGGACTTCTAACGACAACAATATTAGAACGAGGCATCACAATTCCAAACGTCCAAGTCGCTGTCATCGGATCCGAACAGCTCATATTCAACAAAGGCGCACTCATCCAAATTGGTGGCCGCGTCGGACGTTCCGCGCAACATCCGTCAGGTGATTTCGTCCTCTTTCACCACGGCATCACATACGCAATGGACGAAGCCAAAAACGAAATCATCCAGTTGAATAAAGGAGGCATCCGCACATGA
- a CDS encoding DegV family protein translates to MKTAIITDSTAYLPAALMEELNIHMIPLAVALNGVIYDEEIDIRSTDFYDKVRGDGPLPKTSQPPIGRFIELFESLKGTYDAVISIHLSSGISGTYAGAVQAGKMVEGIEVSTFDSEISCYLQGFYVLRAAELAKEGATPDQIMAELDDMKLTMRAYFMVDDLTHLQRGGRLSAAQALIGGLLQVKPILHFKEKVIVPFEKIRTRKKAMNRIVAMLADDAAKMSLEAAIIHGNRPEDAEKWLAELSELLPDVEFTISHFGPVIGTHLGEASMGLGWVKRRTN, encoded by the coding sequence TTGAAAACAGCAATTATTACGGATAGCACGGCTTATTTACCAGCAGCTCTAATGGAAGAATTGAACATTCATATGATCCCATTAGCAGTGGCACTTAACGGCGTTATTTATGATGAAGAAATTGATATTCGTTCAACCGATTTTTACGATAAAGTACGTGGGGACGGACCCCTACCAAAGACATCTCAGCCACCAATTGGTAGATTCATTGAACTGTTCGAGTCGTTAAAAGGCACATACGACGCAGTTATTTCGATCCATCTGTCAAGCGGTATTAGCGGCACATACGCAGGTGCTGTACAAGCAGGCAAGATGGTGGAAGGCATCGAAGTATCCACATTCGACTCGGAGATTTCATGTTATTTACAAGGATTTTACGTACTCCGTGCCGCAGAACTTGCCAAAGAAGGAGCGACACCGGACCAAATCATGGCTGAACTAGATGATATGAAACTGACGATGCGCGCTTATTTCATGGTGGACGACCTTACGCACCTGCAACGGGGCGGCAGACTTTCGGCAGCGCAAGCACTCATCGGTGGACTTCTCCAAGTGAAACCAATCCTTCATTTTAAAGAAAAAGTCATTGTCCCGTTTGAAAAGATTCGAACACGCAAAAAAGCAATGAACCGAATTGTGGCCATGTTAGCGGACGACGCAGCGAAAATGTCTCTCGAGGCGGCGATCATTCATGGCAACCGGCCAGAAGACGCTGAAAAGTGGCTTGCTGAATTATCTGAGCTACTGCCAGATGTGGAATTCACTATCAGTCACTTTGGACCGGTAATTGGTACGCATCTTGGGGAAGCTTCAATGGGATTAGGTTGGGTCAAAAGGAGAACGAACTAA
- a CDS encoding flagellar protein FlgN: MSITTILTSLNNLEKLHRSLLRIAYDKTAVIKSGDMDGLDQLLKDEQSHLAAIIQMDGLRQRDVAQYLADQGRSASLNPTVTDLLDVVPEADKQGLEEARDRLLHAIHDLKWQNDLNQKLTYQSLQFVNLSLDIVRPRPESANYSKTEINGNKVMKDKTTFDANA, from the coding sequence ATGTCTATCACAACCATCCTGACGTCACTAAACAACCTGGAAAAACTTCATAGAAGCCTGCTCCGGATTGCCTACGACAAGACGGCAGTCATCAAAAGCGGGGACATGGACGGACTCGACCAATTGTTGAAAGACGAACAATCCCATTTAGCGGCTATCATCCAAATGGATGGACTTAGACAACGGGATGTGGCGCAGTATTTGGCTGATCAAGGACGATCAGCATCACTCAATCCGACTGTCACCGACTTGCTCGACGTCGTACCGGAAGCGGACAAGCAAGGCCTTGAGGAGGCGAGGGACCGTCTCCTGCACGCAATTCACGACTTGAAATGGCAAAATGATTTGAATCAGAAGTTGACCTACCAGTCCCTTCAGTTCGTGAATTTGTCGCTGGACATAGTCCGACCACGTCCGGAATCAGCCAACTATTCAAAAACAGAAATCAACGGAAACAAAGTAATGAAAGACAAAACGACTTTTGACGCAAATGCCTGA
- the flgM gene encoding flagellar biosynthesis anti-sigma factor FlgM: MKIQKFNVPPVNPYKANQLKTEQAEQKAKMKTDKLEISSEAKQLSEKSSFTVERNERVQELKAQVQAGTYEVNPEKLAANLVKYFKP; the protein is encoded by the coding sequence ATGAAAATACAAAAATTTAATGTACCACCCGTTAATCCATACAAAGCAAATCAGTTGAAAACGGAACAAGCCGAACAAAAGGCGAAAATGAAAACCGACAAACTTGAAATTTCCTCCGAAGCAAAACAGCTGTCGGAAAAGTCTTCATTCACAGTGGAACGCAATGAGCGTGTCCAAGAATTGAAAGCGCAAGTCCAAGCTGGAACGTACGAAGTCAATCCTGAAAAGCTCGCTGCCAACTTGGTTAAGTACTTCAAACCGTAA
- a CDS encoding TIGR03826 family flagellar region protein codes for MAELRDCPKCGDFFNFTGLREVCAKCAMSEEKMYEEVYRFLRRRENRAATIERIVEATGVTETLLHQWVRKGRLQPALFPNLGYPCDNCGKLTNTGKLCAGCTADINNELRTFEAAQEFREAVDANDRATYHADRKRK; via the coding sequence ATGGCAGAACTACGAGATTGCCCAAAATGCGGCGATTTTTTCAACTTTACAGGTCTACGAGAAGTTTGCGCGAAGTGCGCTATGAGCGAAGAAAAAATGTACGAGGAAGTGTATCGTTTCTTAAGACGACGCGAAAATAGAGCGGCAACAATCGAACGAATTGTCGAAGCAACAGGCGTGACCGAAACCCTACTTCACCAATGGGTTCGCAAAGGCAGACTCCAACCAGCACTATTTCCGAACCTAGGTTATCCATGTGACAATTGCGGGAAACTAACGAACACCGGAAAACTCTGTGCAGGCTGTACAGCAGATATTAATAATGAGCTTAGAACGTTCGAGGCTGCGCAGGAATTCAGGGAAGCAGTCGATGCAAATGACAGAGCAACTTACCACGCGGATCGAAAACGAAAATAA
- a CDS encoding ComF family protein, whose protein sequence is MNNCLLCETPIASNPSWKSLLALEGQTNICQDCSKKFQPADIKEEDNLLDQVTSLYTYNEAMREYLHQFKFLQDVALAEVFGNELRTHLKRDATIVPIPMHPEKRIERTFAHIDELLKSARIPFTHILEKTGTEAMGEKSKIERLAMDPLFRLKPGTTVHSGTYIVIDDIYTTGTTLRHAATVLKEAGATRVEAVTLIRAER, encoded by the coding sequence ATGAACAATTGTCTCCTGTGTGAAACGCCAATCGCATCCAATCCGTCTTGGAAGTCCCTTCTTGCACTTGAAGGTCAGACAAATATTTGCCAAGACTGTTCAAAAAAGTTCCAACCTGCCGACATAAAGGAAGAAGACAATTTATTGGATCAAGTCACTTCGCTCTACACATACAATGAAGCGATGCGAGAATACCTGCACCAGTTCAAGTTCCTTCAAGACGTTGCATTAGCAGAAGTCTTCGGGAACGAACTGCGTACCCACTTAAAAAGAGATGCAACAATCGTTCCAATCCCGATGCATCCGGAAAAAAGGATTGAGCGGACATTCGCTCATATCGATGAACTGCTGAAAAGTGCACGTATTCCGTTTACGCATATACTTGAAAAAACAGGAACTGAAGCAATGGGGGAGAAATCGAAAATTGAGCGTCTTGCGATGGATCCTTTATTCAGACTAAAGCCTGGAACTACAGTACATTCGGGTACCTATATAGTAATAGATGATATTTACACGACCGGCACAACGCTCCGTCATGCAGCAACTGTTTTAAAAGAGGCAGGAGCCACACGAGTCGAAGCGGTTACACTAATCCGTGCTGAACGATGA